The Punica granatum isolate Tunisia-2019 chromosome 4, ASM765513v2, whole genome shotgun sequence genome has a window encoding:
- the LOC116203988 gene encoding COP1-interacting protein 7, with product MDPRTRLDYALFQLTPTRTRCDLVIFCGGKTERLAHGLLEPFLGHLKFAKDEILKGGYSITLRPPPPQDASSWFTKATFERFVRFVGTPEILERFINLEKEISQIESSFQANELGKPHVSRQGEQGSPTASNGNSVKSSDSSKGEIAENEDAAQEENSRIRLQRVLETRRSMLLRSQAMAYARGRAAGFDMDNMDELIAFSDAFGASRLREACIEFKELCMKKQSDVPWMEELSAMEAYSSSELSFPATSGIILTSEMNYQTSDNNLVPNGSPDASKQETMNAGSNGKKDDVGNKIQMQMPWPNQFPPYMYPVHQMPPYQGYPFPIMPPNGLNDPRWSFNSEGAYHDMKGEMKSKSKSSKKERNMHKEEEDDDEDVDSEEDSQNTYSESDGEKRHSSTEHSHRKKHKKKSSRTVVIRNINYIASKDEEKQDGVSHDFSSSSSEDEFSLKKKVEEAVGVFKKNHKSKRHTHKKSEGSNNTTEPEQETEGTTASTGKSTDEHWDAFQNLLLREKEEPSLNPERQLESSRDEHFAMGSFGDEVSGGTQRFTVQRKVTDDSLVMSERTREDELNGNSIDFGNGENLRPVLRRREFADDLVLLSGCFEGSEKLHNALPDSNADSSLVKTRRSDDGFIIHTAAKTESGDVNVKQVIFDGDFLNSMEKSRKDPQVDDSFMIHDRTSLDDSRDISMVLEYMSASHTENAANAEALEDKHKGSTTYEPDDLCVVLERHDGGGSNRVSWTSGYDVDFSLAEAEKSPAKEVHDKTPASSDKKINSDKKKESSAGKDARSKVMNRSPLGKTKPEAISRVKKPTLMNRTAAQKSKFEKEEEVRKRMEEMLLERQRRIAERTAASGLATPVKKSPVESKTTKTSTQTERTKLQNRAMKV from the exons ATGGACCCAAGAACCCGGCTCGACTACGCTCTGTTCCAGCTGACCCCAACTCGGACCAG GTGCGATCTTGTGATATTTTGTGGGGGCAAGACGGAGAGATTGGCCCATGGCCTGTTGGAGCCGTTCCTCGGCCACCTGAAGTTCGCCAAAGATGAGATTTTGAAAGGAGGGTATTCCATCACTCTTCGTCCGCCGCCTCCCCAAGATGCCTCCAGCTGGTTCACCAAAGCCACCTTTGAGAG ATTCGTGCGCTTTGTTGGCACACCAGAGATTCTTGAGAGGTTCATCAATCTGGAAAAAGAGATATCACAGATTGAGAGTTCGTTTCAAGCTAATGAACTCGGGAAGCCCCATGTATCTAGACAAGGAGAGCAAG GGAGTCCTACAGCTTCCAATGGCAACTCGGTGAAGTCGAGTGATTCCTCTAAG GGTGAGATTGCAGAAAATGAGGATGCCGCACAAGAAGAGAACTCTAG GATCCGTCTCCAACGTGTCCTGGAAACCCGGAGATCAATGCTACTTCGATCACAGGCGATGGCGTATGCACGTGGACGGGCTGCTGGATTTGATATGGACAACATGGACGAGCTCATTGCTTTCTCTGATGCATTTGGGGCTTCTCGTTTAAG AGAAGCGTGCATTGAGTTCAAGGAACTATGCATGAAGAAGCAATCTGATGTCCCGTGGATGGAGGAGCTATCTGCTATGGAGGCCTATTCTTCTTCAGAACTCTCGTTCCCAGCAACCTCGGGGATTATACTCACAAGTGAGATGAACTATCAGACCAGCGATAATAACCTTGTTCCCAATGGATCTCCCGATGCATCAAAGCAAGAAACCATGAATGCTGGTTCCAATGGcaaaaaag ATGATGTTGGAAACAAAATTCAGATGCAAATGCCATGGCCAAACCAATTTCCTCCTTACATGTATCCCGTTCATCAAATGCCTCCATATCAAGGCTACCCTTTCCCAATTATGCCTCCAAACGGTCTAAATGATCCTAGGTGGTCATTTAATTCAGAAGGGGCCTATCACGATATGAAAGGAGAAATGAAGTCCAAGTCCAAGTCATCGAAAAAAGAGCGGAATATGCacaaggaagaggaagatgatgatgaagatgtgGATTCAGAAGAAGACTCACAAAACACATATAGTGAATCTGATGGAGAGAAAAGGCATTCTTCGACGGAACATTCACACCGGAAAAAGCACAAGAAGAAGTCTTCGAGAACGGTTGTAATCCGAAACATCAATTACATTGCTTCTAAAGATGAAGAGAAACAAGATGGAGTTTCTCATGATTTTTCCTCCTCGTCCTCTGAGGATGAGTTTTCTCTTAAGAAAAAAGTAGAGGAAGCTGTTGGAGTTTTCAAGAAAAATCACAAGTCCAAGAGGCACACTCATAAAAAGTCGGAAGGATCAAACAACACGACTGAGCCTGAACAAGAGACTGAAGGTACTACTGCTTCTACAGGGAAGAGCACGGATGAGCATTGGGATGCTTTTCAGAACCTTCTCCTGAGAGAAAAGGAGGAACCCAGTTTGAATCCAGAAAGGCAACTCGAGTCTTCTCGGGACGAGCATTTCGCGATGGGGAGCTTTGGGGATGAAGTGTCAGGTGGAACTCAGAGATTCACAGTGCAACGAAAGGTCACGGATGATTCCTTAGTCATGTCAGAGAGGACCAGAGAAGATGAACTCAATGGCAATTCGATTGATTTTGGAAATGGAGAGAATCTCCGACCTGTTCTGAGAAGAAGGGAATTTGCAGATGATTTGGTGTTGTTATCAGGATGCTTTGAGGGATCAGAAAAACTTCATAATGCATTACCTGATTCTAATGCGGATTCATCGTTGGTCAAGACTCGGAGGTCCGATGATGGCTTTATCATACATACAGCCGCGAAAACAGAAAGTGGGGATGTGAACGTTAAACAAGTTATATTCGACGGTGATTTCCTCAATAGTATGGAGAAAAGTCGAAAAGACCCTCAGGTCGATGATTCCTTCATGATACATGATAGAACATCCCTCGATGATTCAAGGGACATAAGCATGGTTTTGGAATATATGTCAGCATCTCATACAGAAAATGCTGCCAATGCAGAGGCTTTGGAAGACAAACACAAGGGGTCGACAACTTATGAGCCCGATGACCTTTGTGTGGTTCTCGAACGACATGATGGAGGGGGCTCAAACAGGGTTTCTTGGACCTCGGGCTATGATGTTGATTTCTCGTTGGCTGAAGCTGAGAAGTCCCCAGCCAAGGAAGTGCATGATAAGACTCCCGCTTCTTCTGATAAGAAGATAAACAGTGACAAGAAGAAAGAGTCTTCTGCAGGAAAAGATGCGAGATCGAAGGTTATGAATAGGTCTCCACTTGGGAAAACCAAACCTGAGGCAATTAGTAGGGTTAAGAAGCCGACTCTTATGAATAGGACTGCTGCACAGAAGAGCAAGTTTGAGAAG GAAGAAGAGGTTCGAAAAAGAATGGAAGAAATGTTGCTCGAACGGCAGAGGAGAATTGCTGAAAGAACTGCAGCCAGTGGCTTAGCTACTCCTGTGAAGAAATCTCCTGTGGAAAGCAAAACAACCAAAACTTCCACCCAGACTGAAAGGACCAAGTTGCAGAATCGAGCAATGAAAGTTTAG
- the LOC116202347 gene encoding uncharacterized protein At4g04980-like isoform X1, which yields MERLGGIIGSEMARTRTMQMKKAAIDQGVARVCEALKSIGELWKMNYVWIDRIRCSGTEEESHGKVVDEVLGMLEGMICVMRGRESNGMGKFNSNCDALATALHAHFSQAAVEGQRSSSSRNEREAAAPDEFLQSSPPPPLPQPHPPQSSARSSPQLTPTNPRIPSPVLPPPETHPRLAARIPLPPTPPPARIPKVMPTPPAPPPPPSPSPLSPLYSQIPPPPPPPPARVPLSRPPPPSQVPSPTPPPPRPLPPTPPPPPLAPPKLLPESPPTKAASGPLPPPPPPPPATPKISRTTKATTAPQPPPPPMPSIGSAPPPPLQAPLVKGTAAAPPPPPPGAGRTFYPRKPTTKLKRSTQISKLHRLLKAKMEGSNLDDKSIDNARKAQVKASSDGGKQGMSDTIAEMTKRSAYFQEIERDVQTYTKPIMELRAKLTTFKNTDMIELLKFRNQIESLLEKLTDESQVLRRFEGFPMNKLESLRAAAALYMKLETFNADLQSWKIAPPLGDLLGQVERYFSKMKREIDTIEKTKDEDHKKFMSHSIHFDFNILLRVKESTVDVSSSCMELALKENWVKACTEMLWRAFQLAFRVHSFAVGHDDRAEMLTRELAREIEIGIANRSKTGGKY from the exons ATGGAACGTCTTGGAGGGATTATCGGCTCTGAGATGGCAAGAACCCGAACGATGCAGATGAAGAAAGCAGCGATAGACCAG GGTGTGGCGCGTGTTTGTGAAGCTCTGAAATCGATCGGagaattgtggaaaatgaaTTACGTTTGGATTGATAGGATCAGATGTAGTGGGACGGAAGAAGAAAGCCATGGGAAAGTCG TTGATGAAGTCTTGGGGATGCTGGAAGGGATGATATGTGTAATGAGGGGAAGAGAGTCTAATGGAATGGGGAAGTTCAACAGCAATTGTGATGCATTGGCCACAGCTCTCCATGCTCACTTTTCTCAAGCAGCAGTGGAAGGGCAGAGGAGCAGTTCGAGCCGAAATGAGAGGGAAGCAGCAGCACCGGATGAATTTCTTCAGTCATCACCGCCGCCACCATTGCCACAGCCTCATCCTCCTCAATCTTCAGCTCGAAGTTCACCACAGCTCACACCTACTAATCCTCGAATTCCATCGCCGGTACTGCCACCGCCTGAAACTCATCCTCGGCTTGCAGCTCGAATTCCTCTACCACCAACCCCTCCTCCTGCTCGAATACCAAAAGTAATGCCAACTCCtcctgctcctcctcctcctccatctccGTCGCCACTTTCTCCTCTGTACTCTCAAATTCCTCCACCGCCACCCCCTCCACCTGCTCGAGTTCCGCTGTCACGAcctcctcctccctctcaAGTTCCATCACcaactcctcctcctcctcgacCGCTGCCACcaactcctcctcctcctcctcttgcACCACCTAAATTGCTGCCTGAATCACCACCAACCAAAGCAGCTAGTGGCCCACTACCACCTCCCCCGCCTCCGCCACCAGCCACTCCGAAGATATCACGAACTACAAAAGCAACAACAGCACCTCAGCCACCACCGCCTCCAATGCCTTCAATAGGATCGGCGCCGCCACCACCACTGCAGGCACCACTTGTAAAAGGAACCGCTGCAGCTCCGCCACCCCCTCCACCAGGTGCAGGAAGAACCTTTTACCCCCGGAAACCGACCACCAAGCTGAAGAGATCGACCCAAATTAGCAAACTTCATCGTCTTCTCAAGGCGAAAATGGAGGGATCCAATCTCGATGACAAATCGATTGATAATGCCAGGAAAGCTCAGGTTAAAGCCTCGTCCGATGGCGGTAAACAAGGGATGAGTGATACCATTGCAGAGATGACTAAAAG ATCGGCGTACTTTCAGGAGATTGAGAGAGATGTCCAGACATACACGAAACCGATCATGGAACTGAGAGCTAAGCTAACCACTTTCAAGAACACGGACATGATTGAGCTGCTAAAGTTCCGTAACCAAATCGAATCCCTCCTTGAAAAGTTGACTGATGAATCCCAG GTCCTAAGAAGGTTCGAAGGCTTCCCCATGAACAAATTAGAGAGCCTGCGAGCAGCTGCTGCTCTCTACATGAAACTCGAGACTTTCAATGCCGACTTGCAGAGCTGGAAGATCGCTCCTCCCTTGGGTGATCTTCTTGGTCAGGTCGAACGGTACTTCAGTAAG ATGAAGCGAGAGATTGACACTATCGAAAAGACCAAAGATGAGGATCATAAGAAATTTATGAGCCACAGCATACACTTCGATTTCAATATCCTACTCCGAGTCAAAGAATCGACGGTGGATGTTTCTTCAAGTTGCATGGAGCTAGCACTCAAG GAAAACTGGGTGAAGGCGTGCACGGAGATGCTGTGGAGAGCTTTCCAATTGGCTTTCCGAGTCCATTCGTTTGCTGTGGGGCACGACGACCGCGCGGAAATGCTGACCCGGGAACTAGCTCGTGAAATCGAGATTGGCATTGCAAATAGATCCAAAACCGGGGGAAAATACTAG
- the LOC116202347 gene encoding uncharacterized protein At4g04980-like isoform X2 — protein MLEGMICVMRGRESNGMGKFNSNCDALATALHAHFSQAAVEGQRSSSSRNEREAAAPDEFLQSSPPPPLPQPHPPQSSARSSPQLTPTNPRIPSPVLPPPETHPRLAARIPLPPTPPPARIPKVMPTPPAPPPPPSPSPLSPLYSQIPPPPPPPPARVPLSRPPPPSQVPSPTPPPPRPLPPTPPPPPLAPPKLLPESPPTKAASGPLPPPPPPPPATPKISRTTKATTAPQPPPPPMPSIGSAPPPPLQAPLVKGTAAAPPPPPPGAGRTFYPRKPTTKLKRSTQISKLHRLLKAKMEGSNLDDKSIDNARKAQVKASSDGGKQGMSDTIAEMTKRSAYFQEIERDVQTYTKPIMELRAKLTTFKNTDMIELLKFRNQIESLLEKLTDESQVLRRFEGFPMNKLESLRAAAALYMKLETFNADLQSWKIAPPLGDLLGQVERYFSKMKREIDTIEKTKDEDHKKFMSHSIHFDFNILLRVKESTVDVSSSCMELALKENWVKACTEMLWRAFQLAFRVHSFAVGHDDRAEMLTRELAREIEIGIANRSKTGGKY, from the exons ATGCTGGAAGGGATGATATGTGTAATGAGGGGAAGAGAGTCTAATGGAATGGGGAAGTTCAACAGCAATTGTGATGCATTGGCCACAGCTCTCCATGCTCACTTTTCTCAAGCAGCAGTGGAAGGGCAGAGGAGCAGTTCGAGCCGAAATGAGAGGGAAGCAGCAGCACCGGATGAATTTCTTCAGTCATCACCGCCGCCACCATTGCCACAGCCTCATCCTCCTCAATCTTCAGCTCGAAGTTCACCACAGCTCACACCTACTAATCCTCGAATTCCATCGCCGGTACTGCCACCGCCTGAAACTCATCCTCGGCTTGCAGCTCGAATTCCTCTACCACCAACCCCTCCTCCTGCTCGAATACCAAAAGTAATGCCAACTCCtcctgctcctcctcctcctccatctccGTCGCCACTTTCTCCTCTGTACTCTCAAATTCCTCCACCGCCACCCCCTCCACCTGCTCGAGTTCCGCTGTCACGAcctcctcctccctctcaAGTTCCATCACcaactcctcctcctcctcgacCGCTGCCACcaactcctcctcctcctcctcttgcACCACCTAAATTGCTGCCTGAATCACCACCAACCAAAGCAGCTAGTGGCCCACTACCACCTCCCCCGCCTCCGCCACCAGCCACTCCGAAGATATCACGAACTACAAAAGCAACAACAGCACCTCAGCCACCACCGCCTCCAATGCCTTCAATAGGATCGGCGCCGCCACCACCACTGCAGGCACCACTTGTAAAAGGAACCGCTGCAGCTCCGCCACCCCCTCCACCAGGTGCAGGAAGAACCTTTTACCCCCGGAAACCGACCACCAAGCTGAAGAGATCGACCCAAATTAGCAAACTTCATCGTCTTCTCAAGGCGAAAATGGAGGGATCCAATCTCGATGACAAATCGATTGATAATGCCAGGAAAGCTCAGGTTAAAGCCTCGTCCGATGGCGGTAAACAAGGGATGAGTGATACCATTGCAGAGATGACTAAAAG ATCGGCGTACTTTCAGGAGATTGAGAGAGATGTCCAGACATACACGAAACCGATCATGGAACTGAGAGCTAAGCTAACCACTTTCAAGAACACGGACATGATTGAGCTGCTAAAGTTCCGTAACCAAATCGAATCCCTCCTTGAAAAGTTGACTGATGAATCCCAG GTCCTAAGAAGGTTCGAAGGCTTCCCCATGAACAAATTAGAGAGCCTGCGAGCAGCTGCTGCTCTCTACATGAAACTCGAGACTTTCAATGCCGACTTGCAGAGCTGGAAGATCGCTCCTCCCTTGGGTGATCTTCTTGGTCAGGTCGAACGGTACTTCAGTAAG ATGAAGCGAGAGATTGACACTATCGAAAAGACCAAAGATGAGGATCATAAGAAATTTATGAGCCACAGCATACACTTCGATTTCAATATCCTACTCCGAGTCAAAGAATCGACGGTGGATGTTTCTTCAAGTTGCATGGAGCTAGCACTCAAG GAAAACTGGGTGAAGGCGTGCACGGAGATGCTGTGGAGAGCTTTCCAATTGGCTTTCCGAGTCCATTCGTTTGCTGTGGGGCACGACGACCGCGCGGAAATGCTGACCCGGGAACTAGCTCGTGAAATCGAGATTGGCATTGCAAATAGATCCAAAACCGGGGGAAAATACTAG
- the LOC116205586 gene encoding splicing factor 3B subunit 2 — MTAELMPPPPALLENGGVSNGSLSNHVSTDAKKSRESERRRRRRKQKKNKASQAPDAAGADSDAATEGEADGKEDTVPQEIMEKVEVEYVPEKPDLEDGLDEEFRKIFEKFSFGETVGSQETEDKKDDAENAATKNKDDSDSEEEEQNNEQKEKGVSNKKKKLQRRMKIAELKQICSRPDVVEIWDANAADPKLLVFLKSYRNTVPVPRHWSQKRKFLQGKRGIEKQPFQLPDFIAATGIEKIRQAYIEKEDSKKLKQKQRERMQPKMGKMDIDYQVLHDAFFKYQTKPKLTSHGDLYFEGKEFEVKLREMKPGMLSQELKEALGMPEGAPPPWLINMQRYGPPPSYPQLKIPGLNAPIPLGASFGYHPGGWGKPPVDEYGRPLYGDVFGVQQQEQPNYEEEPIDKTNHWGDLEEEEEEEAEEEIEEEEPEEEDLEAGIQSVDSLSSTPTGVETPDVIDLRKQQRKEADRPLYTVLEEKEEKIAPGTLLGTAHTYVVNPGAGAQDKTGAKRVDLLRGQKADKVDVTLQPEELEVMDNVLAAKYEGAREEEKLRSQREDFSDMVAENANKRKRKMQEKEGKSKKKDFKF; from the exons ATGACCGCCGAGCTGATGCCGCCCCCGCCGGCGCTGCTCGAGAACGGCGGGGTGTCTAACGGATCCTTGAGCAACCACGTTAGCACCGATGCCAAGAAGTCCCGGGAGAGCGAGAGACGCCGCCGCCGGCGGAAGCAAAAGAAGAACAAGGCATCTCAGGCTCCGGACGCTGCTGGTGCAGACAGCGATGCCGCCACTGAAGGCGAGGCTGACGGGAAGGAGGACACGGTCCCTCAAGAG ATTATGGAGAAAGTAGAGGTGGAGTATGTACCCGAGAAACCCGATTTGGAAGATGGATTGGATGAAGAGTTCAGGAAGATCTTCGAGAAATTTAGCTTTGGTGAAACAGTTGGGTCACAG GAAACTGAGGATAAGAAGGATGATGCTGAAAATGCTGCAACGAAAAACAAGGATGATTCCGATTCAGAAGAGGAAGAACAAAACAAcgaacaaaaagagaaaggcGTAtcgaataaaaagaaaaag CTCCAAAGAAGGATGAAGATTGctgaactgaaacagattTGTTCAAGACCTGATGTTGTGGAG ATATGGGATGCGAATGCGGCCGATCCTAAGTTGCTGGTCTTTCTGAAATCATATCGCAATACTGTTCCTGTTCCTAGGCATTGGTCCCAGAAGAGAAAGTTCTTGCAG GGAAAGCGTGGTATCGAGAAACAGCCATTCCAGCTCCCCGATTTTATTGCTGCAACTGGGATTGAAAAAATAAGACAG GCGTACATTGAGAAAGAGGATAGTAAGAAGTTGAAACAAAAGCAGCGTGAGAGAATGCAGCCTAAAATGGGGAAAATGGATATTGACTATCAg GTACTCCATGATGCATTTTTCAAGTACCAGACGAAGCCAAAGTTGACGTCTCATGGTGATCTATATTTTGAAGGGAAAGAATTTGAG GTAAAACTAAGAGAGATGAAGCCAGGCATGCTATCACAAGAGCTAAAGGAGGCCCTTGGAATGCCAGAAGGTGCTCCTCCTCCATGGCTGATCAATATGCAG AGATACGGTCCTCCCCCATCATATCCCCAGCTGAAAATTCCTGGGCTTAATGCTCCTATTCCGCTAGGAGCTAGCTTTGGTTACCATCCTGGTGGTTGGGGCAAGCCTCCTGTTGATGAA TATGGACGCCCTTTGTATGGGGATGTTTTTGGAGTTCAGCAGCAAGAGCAGCCAAATTATGAG GAAGAGCCCATTGATAAGACCAATCACTGGGGTGACttggaagaggaggaggaggaggaagcgGAAGAGGAGATTGAGGAAGAGGAGCCTGAAGAAGAGGATCTGGAAGCTGGTATTCAGTCTGTAGATAGTCTTTCGAG CACTCCCACTGGAGTTGAGACACCTGATGTTATCGACCTTCGTAAGCAGCAGAGGAAGGAGGCTGATAGACCTCTGTACACT GTTCttgaagagaaagaagagaaaattgcTCCTGGAACTTTACTTGGAACAGCTCACAC TTATGTGGTTAATCCTGGAGCTGGCGCCCAGGATAAGACAGGAGCCAAAAGG GTTGATCTGCTTAGAGGACAAAAGGCGGATAAAGTTGATGTTACTTTGCAGCCAGAAGAATTGGAAGTTATGGACAATGTTTTGGCTGCGAA GTATGAGGGGGCCCGGGAGGAAGAGAAGTTGCGGAGCCAGCGGGAAGATTTCAGCGACATGGTTGCTGAG AACGCGAATAAGAGAAAGCGGAAGATGCAGGAAAAGGAGgggaaatccaagaaaaaggaCTTCAAGTTTTGA